The Callospermophilus lateralis isolate mCalLat2 chromosome X, mCalLat2.hap1, whole genome shotgun sequence genome contains the following window.
AACAGATACTTCTATTATgtatacacatatgcacacaacacacacacacacacacacacacacacatacacaaagaggTAGGAGGAGGCTTTATGGCATGAGGCTGTTCTGTTTAATTTCCCCCTAAAAGGTATTTCTGTAGAGTGTTTTAGACTGATGGAGTCACGTGCATCTTGGTAAACTTAATCTTACTGTTCAGGTATTAACCAGGAAATCCTAAGAGTATTAGAGTATTAAGAGGTTCCTGCTTGCAGGCCATTTCCCTCAAAGAAGGGAACAGCAATGGTTGGAACCACCTAGTCCTCAGCCTTGTGTCTGGCATCCTTTAGAGAAACCCAGATTGCTGAGAAAATGGACTCCCTAGGAATGATGAGAGCCATTAGGTCTCCTTGGAGTATGCCCACCGACTCAGGAGTGTCCTTATTGCCTTTTTAACATCCTTGTTTCTCAGGCTATACACAATGGGATTGATCATGGGGGTGACCACTGTATAAAGTAGAGAGAAGATCTTGTTTAAGGCAGTGGCCTGGGTTGCTGTGGGAATGGCATATACTGTTCCCAGTGTTCCATAGTACAGAGTGACCACAATGAGGTGGGAGGAACAGGTGGAGAAGGCCCGTTGCTTTCCTGCAGCTGATGGGATCCTGAGGACAGCAGCCACAATGCGGATATAGGAGGCTACAGTGAGCAAGAAGGGTACCATGGTGACAAAGGAGGCCATGAGGAAAGTGGTTTTTTCCACTGTCTCAGGATCAGAACAAGCCAGCTTCAGCACAGGAGCCAGGTCACAGAAGAAATGGTCGATCTCATAGGCTGCACAGAATGGCAGCTGGAAAGTCATGGTGACAGTGACCACAGGAGTTAGGAACCCTCCAAGCCAAGACCCACCTGCAAGGAGGACACATGTGTGGAGGTTCATAAGGGAGGGGTA
Protein-coding sequences here:
- the LOC143639525 gene encoding olfactory receptor 11L1-like, with protein sequence MGNLTMIKEFLLLGFGSLHGLQFFLFAIFLGIYVVTLLGNILILTVISSDCSLQTPMYFFLFNFSFLEIWYTTSIVPKMLQTLLSGPEVISFAGCVAQFYFFGSMAVVECFLLAAMSYDRYLAICSPLRYPSLMNLHTCVLLAGGSWLGGFLTPVVTVTMTFQLPFCAAYEIDHFFCDLAPVLKLACSDPETVEKTTFLMASFVTMVPFLLTVASYIRIVAAVLRIPSAAGKQRAFSTCSSHLIVVTLYYGTLGTVYAIPTATQATALNKIFSLLYTVVTPMINPIVYSLRNKDVKKAIRTLLSRWAYSKET